The genomic segment ACGACGGCAGGCTGCGTGCCGGACAGCCGTTCCCGAATCTCGTTCTCGTGCCGCTCCCGCGTCTCGAAGGTCGCCCCCCGGTCCTGAATGCCCTGGTTGTAGATGCGCGTGACGGCGGGCGCGTCGGCCGGGGTGGCCGCTCGTGTCTGGGACATGGCCAATGCTGCCACATCCTCCACGGCACAAAAAAAGCATTGCCGGGAAGCAACGGCACCCGAGAATCATCCCTTATGGCTGCTGCCTTCCGGCCCTGACCAGGTTCGAGCGTTCCCGCTGCGCTGCACCAGCAATGCGCCGCAGAGCATAGCACAGGCCCGCCGCAGGCGACCAGACCAAAAAAAGTGCCGGAGTACGGCGACTCCGGCGACTCGTGGTGCTCGGGATGGGACTTGAACCCACACAGGAAACCTACACGCCCCTCAAACGTGCGCGTCTACCAATTCCGCCACCCGAGCAGGGTGAAGGGCAGAAGCAATGCTACGGGGCCACCGTGACCTTGTCAAGCGCGGCGGGTGTGCTAAGCTCGGCGCTGCCGCCGCGAGTGGTGGGGCCGGGCTGGGCCTTGGTCGCCTGCCGTTTGCCCCGGCTGCTGCGTGCGGGACTTCATAACAAGAGAGGTACACAGTGATCGACAAACAGCAGACCATCCAGACCTACGCCAAGAGCGCGAACGACACCGGGAGCACCGCTGTGCAGGTGGCCCTCCTCACCGAGCGCATCAACAACCTGTCCCGGCACCTGACCGAGAACAAAAAGGACAAGCACGGCCAGCGCGGCCTGCAACTCCTCAACGGCCAGCGCCGCCGCCTCCTGAAGTACCTGGAGCGCACCAGCTACGACGAGTACATTGCCCTGACCGACCAGCTCGGCATCCGCCGCGGCCAGCGCATCGTTCGCTAAACGCCCTTGATTGCCCGCTCCTGGCGCAAGCTGGGGGCGCTTTTTTATGGGCGCTGGACCCAGTCGCCGCCGGGCACGGGCGCCGCGCCGGGAAGGGCGAGTCGCGCAGTCCTGGCGTACACGTAGGTCCAGACCTCCTCCGCCTCGCCCGGCGCAAGTACCACGGTTACCCGCTGCCGGTGGTACAGGGGCGGCGTCTCGCCCACCCCTTCGAGCGCGTCGAGCAGGGGAAGGACCCGTGCCCAGACCTCCGGCGCGTAGGTCAGCACCTCGCCCCGGACGCGCTCGCCGGGCTCCCCCGGCACGAGGGCGGGGTAGTTCTCGGGCGAGAGGTGCAGCAGCCGGAAGCCGGACAGGGTCGCCGCCTGCGCCTGGGGCGGGCCGAAGCGTGCGGCCAGCGCCGCATTGCGCCCGCCGGGCCGCAGGGTGCCGTACACGAAGACGCGGGGAGGAGACTCGGGACTCATCCGGCCAGCCTACGCCGGGCGGTCACACGGACGGCTCACAAGGAAAGTGCGGGCACACATCCCACCGGCCGGGGGGGTCACACTGCATCATGAACGCCAACCGGACCGCCGCGCCGCGCGGCCTGATCCTCCTGGCCGCCCTGCTGGTCGCGGCCGACACTGTCTACGCCCAACCCGCCGCCCCCGCTGCCGTCCCGGCGGCTCCCGCCACGCCGACCCGCGCGGCCCCCGCGCCCCTCACGGCGGCCGAGACCGCGTCGCTGCGGGCGCTCTACGAGAAGCTGCGCCCCGCCACCCTGCGGATCGAGGACTGCCCGCCCAACGACTGCACCGAGCCCAACGGGGTGGGCACCGCCTTTCACATCGGGGACGGCTACGCGCTGACCGCCTACCACGTCGTGTCGGAGGGCCGCAACCTCAGCGCGGTGACGCTGGGCAAGGGGCGCTACACCCTGGAAGTCGTGGGCTTCGACGAGAACTCGGACACGGCCCTGCTGAAGGTGAACCTGCCCGCCCAGATTCCGTCCATGCCGCTGGCGACCGCGCGTCCGGCGGTGGGGGCGCCCACGCTCGCCATCGGCAACGGCAACGGCACCTTCCTGACCCTCAAGACCGGGCGCGTCACCGGGCTGGACGTGGCGTCGGATCAGGCCGACTTCCCCTCGGGGGTGCTCGAACTCAATACCCGGTTGCAGCCCGGCGACAGCGGCGGTCCGATCATCAACGCGCAGGGCGAGGTGGTCGGCGTCATCAGCTACATCAGCGTGGCGCGGCGGGGCGGCATCACGTCCTACGCGGTGCCCGTCACCCGCACGGATGCCCGGCTGGCCGAGCTGCGGCGGGGGGTCAAGCGCGAATACCCGGTGATCGGGGTGGGGCTGGACTCGTGGCTGGACTTCCTGACCAATCTGCCCGCCGACCGCTTTGCCGAAGCCGACGAGCTGCTGGGTCTGGGACTGGGCACCACCCCTGGCGCCTTCTTTACCCGTGTGTCGCCCGGCAGTCCCGCCGCCCAGGCCGGACTCCGCGCCCTCGACTACGACGAGGACGGCAAGCGCATCGCGGGCGACATCGTGACCGCCGTGAACGGGCAGCGGGTCAACAACTTCTCCGACTTCCAGTTCGCGGTGCGGCGCTACCAGCCCGGCGACACCATCACCCTGCGCGTGTTGCGCGACGGCAAGACGCTCGACCTGCGCCTGACGCTGGTGCCGCGCACCGCTGTGCGCAACTGAACTCAGGCCGGGAGAGGGGCGGGGCTGCCTGCGGGTGGCCCGCCCCCATTTCATGAATTGCGAGAAGAGGACTTGACAATTCTGCCATAAACAGAACAATGCAGCTATGGATACCCTGCTGAAGAAAGCGGGCGCGATGCTCGCCCACCTCGACCTCTTCACGCACATGCTGCACCTGCGGGGGCTGCTGCAACTCGCCGCCCACATGGAGGAGCGGGGCGACCGCGTGACCCTGATCTCGCCCGAGGCGATCACGCTGGTGGGGGCCGACATGACCACCGACGAGCGCGTGACCACCAGCAAGGGCGCGACCGTGGAGGCCGGGAACGCCTACAGCGTGCTGCGGACCCTCAAGGGCCACGACGCGCCGGAGTACGCCGTCACCCGGGAGGAACTCAAAGCGCTGAATGCCCGTGCGGTCTCGGAACTGGAAGCCAGCGACGCGATGCGGGCCTTCGGGGACACGCTGGCGCGGATCGGCGCTCCGGCGGCGGCCCCGGCTCCTGCCGAGGCGGCGACCGAGCGGCCGGGGCGGGGTCGGCGTGGGGCGGAGGCCGAGGCGCCGACGGATCAGCCTGCGGCCTGAGGAAGTGTTCAAGCGCGTCACGTCCCGTTGATGGGCGTGGCGCTTTTTTGGGCCTATCCATCTTGATTTGGTTTTCCCCCACCCCCAGCCCCTCCCCCCAGAGGGGGCAGGGGAGCAGCGCTGCGCTAGGCAAAGGTCGTCCCCCCATCTTTCAGCCTCGCTCAGCCCGTCTCCGTTTCCCCCTCCACGCCATCCTTCGCCCAACCGAATGCCTCGGCGCTGACGCGCCGAACGGCTCGTCTGCCTGGAAAGCGAACTCGCAAGGTGGGAACGTTGAGTTCGGCGGACACATGGAAAAGAAGGCTTTGGCAAAAGCAAGGTAGTGTCTGCTCCTCCCCCCTTGCGCGGGAGGTTGGGACTCGTAGAGCTGCTGGCAGAGAGGGGCTGGGGTGAGGGGGCCACCGCGTAACCTCCCCGCCCCTACCCCGCCCGCCAGTACCTCGGCGTCTCCATCGCGGGCAGCAGGCGCACCCGGTCCGCTTCAGCTCGCTCGGCCAGGGCCTGTGCTTCGCGGCGGGCACGGCTTTTTCCCAGCCAGCCCGACCAGTACGCCTCCATCGTGGCGGCGATCAGGCTGGTGGGCACCGTGTCGGCCCCGTCCAGCGGGTGAAACAGCAGGTCGAGGTCGGTCAGGGGGCCGCCGTCCGGCCCGCCGACGGGCTGCCAGTAGGGGAGGTCGGCGGTGCGGTAGCCCAGCGCGTGCAGGGCGCGGCGGCGGGCGTGAGGATCGGTGCCGATGCGGGCTTCGGCGGCCCGTTCCTCGGGGCTCTGGCGACCCGCGAACACGCTGTCGGCGAAGAGGCCCGCCAGGCCGTGCGAGCGCACGTCCTCCAGCCGTACGCCGTTCAGCGCGTGGCTCACCCCCTGCCCCCGTGCTTCGGGCGCCACCGCGAGAAAGGAACTGAAGCCCGCCTCCGGCAGCAGGTGGTACACGGTGCCGCCCAGCACGCGGCCGGAGGCGTCCTCAGCCACCAGGATTCGGTCGCGTCGCGGTTCCCGGCCCCCGCCCGACACCAGGCGCCCGAAGGCGGCGGGTGGAATCAGCAGGTCGGGGGCGTAGTAGCTGCGTTCCTGAATCTCCCCGAAGGCGGCGAGGGCGGGGTCGTTCGGGTCGGTGACCCGGCGAATGGTGGGGGGAAGCGTCATGGGCGGCAGCCTACGCCCGCGCCCCACCCGCGACTGCGGAGGCGGGCACGCTGGGCCGCTATCCTGCCCGCATGACCGCGCCCCGGGTGGCCCCCAACTTCATCACCGAGATCATCGAGCGCGACCTCGCGAGCGGCAAGTACCCGCAGGTCGTGACCCGCTTTCCGCCGGAACCCAACGGGTACCTGCACCTCGGGCACACCTTTGCCTCGTTCCTCGACTTCCAGACGGCCCTGCAGTACGGCGGGCGCTACCACCTGCGGCTGGACGACACCAACCCCGAGGGCGAGAGCGTGGAATTCGCCCAGGCCATACAGGACGACCTGCGCTGGCTGGGCTGGGACTGGGGCGAGCACCTGTATTACGCCTCCGACAACTTCGAGCGGTACTACGGGTACGCCCAGCAGCTCATCCGGCAGGGCGACGCCTACGTGGACTCGGTGAGCGCCGACGAGATGGCGCGGCTGCGCGGCAACGCGACCACGCCGGGCACGCCCAGCGAGTACCGCTCGCGCACGCCGGAGGAGAACCTCGACCTCTTCCGGCGGATGCGGGCGGGCGAGTTCCCGGACGGGGCGCACGTCCTGCGCGGCAAGATCGACCTCGCCGCCTCCAACATGAAGCTGCGAGACCCGGTGCTCTACCGCATCCTGCGCGGGCACCACTACCGCACGGGCGACGCGTGGTGCATCTACCCCATGTACGACTTCCAGCACCCCCTGCAAGACGCGCTGGAGGGCGTGACCCACTCCATGTGCAGTCTGGAGTTTGTGGACAACCGCGCCATCTACGACTGGCTCATGGAGCGGCTGGGCTTCGATCCCCGCCCCCACCAGTACGAGTTCGGTCGCCGGGGGCTGGAATACACCGTGACCAGCAAGCGCAAGCTGCGGCGGCTGGTGCAGGAAGGCCACGTCTCCGGCTGGGACGACCCCCGGATGCCCACCCTGCGGGCGCAGCGCCGCCTGGGAGTGACGCCAGAAGCGGTGCGGGCCTTCGCCGCCCAGATCGGGGTGAGCCGCACCAACCGCACGGTGGACATCAGCATCTATGAAAACGCTGTGCGCGACGACCTCAACCACCGCGCCCCCCGCGTGATGGCGGTGCTGGACCCGGTGCGGGTCGTGCTGACCAACCTGCCGGAAGGGGAGACCCGCCCGCTGTCCCTGCCCTACTGGCCTCACGACGTGATCCGCGACTCGCCCGACGGCCTCGTCGCCCTGCCCGGCGGCGAGCGGGTGGCGCCGGGGGCGGCGGTGCGCGAGGTGCCCCTCTCGCGCGAGCTGTACATCGAGCGCGAGGATTTCTCGCTGGACCCCCCCAAGGGCTACAAGCGCCTGACGCGGGGCGGCACGGTGCGCCTGCGCGGGGCGGGCATCATCCGCGCCGATGAGGTGGAGACGGATGGGGCGGGCAACGTGACCACCATCCACGCGACCCTGCTGGGCGAGGACGCGAAGGCTGCCGGGGTCATTCACTGGGTCAGCGCCGCGCACGCCCTCCCCGCCGAGTTCCGCCTCTACGACCGCCTCTTCCGGGTGGCCCACCCCGAGGGCGGCAGTGCTGATGGAGAGAGGCCCGACGATATCGCCCCCGACTTCGACCCCGAGCGCATGAGCCACGAGAACGAGGCCGCGCCCCTCGACGCGGGTTTCCTGCGGTTCCTGAATCCGCAGAGCCTGCGCGTGGTGCGGGGGTACGTGGAACCCAGCGTGGCGGGCGACCCGGTGGACACCCGCTACCAGTTCGAGCGGCAGGGCTACTTCTGGCGCGATCCGGTGGACAGCCGGGGGGACGCGCTGGTGTTCGGTCGCATCATCACGCTGAAGGACACCTGGGCGAAGGAGGCGCAGAAGGACGCGCCGAAGGCGGAGGCCAGAGCGCCCAAGCCTGCGCCGAAAGCCGAGGTTTCTCAGGCCACCGGCCCGAAGCCCCAGGCCGCCCCCCTCACCCCCGAGCAGGAGGCCGAGGTTGCTCGCCTGACCGGACTGGGGGCCTCAGAGGGAGACGCCCGCACGGTGGCACGGGACCCGGCGCTGCTCGCGTTCCTGGCGGGGGCGCAGCCCGGCGCCACGTTCGGGCAGGTCGCCTCGTGGACGGTGAACGACCTCGCGGGACCGCTGCGGGCGGGCGAGGTGCGGGTCACGGCGGCGGACCTCGCGCCCCTCGCCGAGCGGCTGGCTTCCGGTGGGCTGACCACCCGCGTGGCCCGCGACGTGCTGGCACGGGCGGCGACGTCCGGCGAGGCCCCGCTGGCGATTATCGAGCGCGAGGGACTCGGCGCGGGCCTCAGCGACGAGGCACTGGCTGGGGCCGTGGCCGACGTACTGGCCGCCAACCCCGACAAGGTGGAGGCGTACCGGGGCGGCAGGGCGGCGCTGATGGGCTTTTTCACCGGGCAGGTCATGCGGGCGACCGGGGGCAAGGCCGACCCCGCGAAGGTCGCGGCGGCGCTGCGGGAGGCGCTGGGGGGCTGAAGCCGGGTAACCCGTCCCGCCTGCCCGACCCCTCACATGGACGCGTCAGACCCATGCGCTATAACCCCAGGCTGATGCATAAGTATGCGCTCGCCTCCCTGATCCTGCTCTCCGGCGCCCTCGGCACCGCCTCGGCCCGCGACCTCGCGGCGATCAAGGCGTCGGGGGTGCTGTACGTGGGCACCGAACCCACCTACGCGCCCTTCACCTACACCCAGGGCAAGAAGATCGTGGGCTTCGAGGCCGAACTCGCCGAGGCGATCGCCCGCGAGCTGGGCGTCAAGGTGGAGTGGCGGCCCAGCGGCTTCGACACGCTGCTGATCGGCTTGGACCGGGACCGCTTCGACCTCGTGATCTCCAGCCACGGCATCACCCCGGAGCGGCAGAAGGCGGTGGACTTTGCCACCCCCCACTACTGCTCGGGCGGCGTGGTGCTCGCCAAGTCGAACGGCCCCCTCACCGTCGCGGCGCTGAAGGGCAAGGCGGTCGGGGTGCAACTGGGCACCACCTACGCGCAGCGGGCGCAGAAGCTCCCCGGCCTGGGCAGCGTGAAGACCTACCCCACCAACGCCGACGCGCTCCAGATGCTGCTCAACGGCCGGGTGAACGCCTTTGTCACCGACCGCTTCGTCGCGCTGGAAGCCCGCAAGAAGTTCCCGCAGGCGAACCTCAAGCTGGGCGAGATGCTCTTTCAGGAGAAGATCGGCATCGCCGTCAAGAAAGGGAATACGCCGCTGCGGAACGCCGTCAACGCCGCCCTGCGCGACGTGATGGCGGACGGCACCTACAAGAAGATTTCCACGAAGTACTTCGGTGAAGACATTCGCTGCAAGTAGGTCCGGGAACAGCCAGAGAGCGGAGGGCCGTGTCGCCTTCCGCTCTCTGCATGGTTTCTCGCCTGAATTCAATTCAGCGTGCGCCCACCGCCCTGCCCCATCAGCGTCTCGGCCTTGCGGAGGTGGTCTTCCAGCGTGCCGCGCCAGTCGTCGCTCTCAGGGGTGAATTCCAGCGCCTGCTGGGCGTGGGCGTAGGCGGCGGCGGGGTCGCGGAAGCCCTGCTGCGCCATCACGTCGGCGGCCATCTGGTGGCCCATCACCCAGTCGCGGGTGCCCTGGGCCGATTCGCGCACCACCCGCTCGAAGTGGTCGAGCGCCTCGTCGAGGTGGTAGTACTCCAGCGCCACATTGCCCAGCACCATGCTCGCCGGAATCACCGCACCCTGCGCGAGCGCCTGCTCGGCGGCCAGCTGCGCCTCCTGCAAGCGGCCCAGGCGGTAGTCGCACTCCGCGAGGTCGGCCAGCACCTCCGGGCGGTAGGGGTACTCGGGGTCCGAGAGCGCCGCTTCCAGATGCTCGCGGGCCTCCAGCGGGCGGTCGAGGTCCAGCAGGGCCACCCCCAGCTCGTGCTGGGCAAAGGGGCGGTCACCGTCCCCGGCCAGCGTCAGCGCCCGCGTGAACTGCGCCAGCGCCTCGTCGTGGCGGCCCAGGTGGGTCAGCACCTGCCCCCACACCAGCGCCACCCCGTAGCTGGGGTCGCCGTGCTGCCGCTCCAGCCGGTCGGCCTCGCGGATGCTCTCCAGCGCGTCGTCGGGCTTGCCCGTCTGGAGCAGGCCCTGCGCCTGAAGGTAGTGCCAGGTGGCGAGGTTCAGGCCCTCTTCCTCCGCGTTCTGGCCGGTGTAGAGGGGCCGGGCCTGCCCCAGCAGCGAGAGCGCCGCGTTCATGTCCCCGAGTTGCAACTCCAGCGCCGCGCCCTCCTGCAGCATCACGGCCCGGTTGAG from the Deinococcus sp. NW-56 genome contains:
- a CDS encoding tetratricopeptide repeat protein, with the translated sequence MIDVATTWQQACTALAGDDYDTAFSVLEGALHEADRPRKARLSLYLASVQALYGDPATTEVGAALRDARTADPAIRSDPLYVALSAELDARLRGPDAAPPPPEVREAADPLARYHALAALSLAGHPQDALDIHLPLAELPAHLRWRLRSWQADAEESLGHTAEARHLYAEAAHHASGLNRAVMLQEGAALELQLGDMNAALSLLGQARPLYTGQNAEEEGLNLATWHYLQAQGLLQTGKPDDALESIREADRLERQHGDPSYGVALVWGQVLTHLGRHDEALAQFTRALTLAGDGDRPFAQHELGVALLDLDRPLEAREHLEAALSDPEYPYRPEVLADLAECDYRLGRLQEAQLAAEQALAQGAVIPASMVLGNVALEYYHLDEALDHFERVVRESAQGTRDWVMGHQMAADVMAQQGFRDPAAAYAHAQQALEFTPESDDWRGTLEDHLRKAETLMGQGGGRTLN
- a CDS encoding ABC transporter substrate-binding protein — protein: MHKYALASLILLSGALGTASARDLAAIKASGVLYVGTEPTYAPFTYTQGKKIVGFEAELAEAIARELGVKVEWRPSGFDTLLIGLDRDRFDLVISSHGITPERQKAVDFATPHYCSGGVVLAKSNGPLTVAALKGKAVGVQLGTTYAQRAQKLPGLGSVKTYPTNADALQMLLNGRVNAFVTDRFVALEARKKFPQANLKLGEMLFQEKIGIAVKKGNTPLRNAVNAALRDVMADGTYKKISTKYFGEDIRCK
- a CDS encoding glutamine--tRNA ligase/YqeY domain fusion protein; the protein is MTAPRVAPNFITEIIERDLASGKYPQVVTRFPPEPNGYLHLGHTFASFLDFQTALQYGGRYHLRLDDTNPEGESVEFAQAIQDDLRWLGWDWGEHLYYASDNFERYYGYAQQLIRQGDAYVDSVSADEMARLRGNATTPGTPSEYRSRTPEENLDLFRRMRAGEFPDGAHVLRGKIDLAASNMKLRDPVLYRILRGHHYRTGDAWCIYPMYDFQHPLQDALEGVTHSMCSLEFVDNRAIYDWLMERLGFDPRPHQYEFGRRGLEYTVTSKRKLRRLVQEGHVSGWDDPRMPTLRAQRRLGVTPEAVRAFAAQIGVSRTNRTVDISIYENAVRDDLNHRAPRVMAVLDPVRVVLTNLPEGETRPLSLPYWPHDVIRDSPDGLVALPGGERVAPGAAVREVPLSRELYIEREDFSLDPPKGYKRLTRGGTVRLRGAGIIRADEVETDGAGNVTTIHATLLGEDAKAAGVIHWVSAAHALPAEFRLYDRLFRVAHPEGGSADGERPDDIAPDFDPERMSHENEAAPLDAGFLRFLNPQSLRVVRGYVEPSVAGDPVDTRYQFERQGYFWRDPVDSRGDALVFGRIITLKDTWAKEAQKDAPKAEARAPKPAPKAEVSQATGPKPQAAPLTPEQEAEVARLTGLGASEGDARTVARDPALLAFLAGAQPGATFGQVASWTVNDLAGPLRAGEVRVTAADLAPLAERLASGGLTTRVARDVLARAATSGEAPLAIIEREGLGAGLSDEALAGAVADVLAANPDKVEAYRGGRAALMGFFTGQVMRATGGKADPAKVAAALREALGG
- a CDS encoding multidrug DMT transporter — encoded protein: MDTLLKKAGAMLAHLDLFTHMLHLRGLLQLAAHMEERGDRVTLISPEAITLVGADMTTDERVTTSKGATVEAGNAYSVLRTLKGHDAPEYAVTREELKALNARAVSELEASDAMRAFGDTLARIGAPAAAPAPAEAATERPGRGRRGAEAEAPTDQPAA
- a CDS encoding S1C family serine protease, coding for MNANRTAAPRGLILLAALLVAADTVYAQPAAPAAVPAAPATPTRAAPAPLTAAETASLRALYEKLRPATLRIEDCPPNDCTEPNGVGTAFHIGDGYALTAYHVVSEGRNLSAVTLGKGRYTLEVVGFDENSDTALLKVNLPAQIPSMPLATARPAVGAPTLAIGNGNGTFLTLKTGRVTGLDVASDQADFPSGVLELNTRLQPGDSGGPIINAQGEVVGVISYISVARRGGITSYAVPVTRTDARLAELRRGVKREYPVIGVGLDSWLDFLTNLPADRFAEADELLGLGLGTTPGAFFTRVSPGSPAAQAGLRALDYDEDGKRIAGDIVTAVNGQRVNNFSDFQFAVRRYQPGDTITLRVLRDGKTLDLRLTLVPRTAVRN
- the rpsO gene encoding 30S ribosomal protein S15; translation: MIDKQQTIQTYAKSANDTGSTAVQVALLTERINNLSRHLTENKKDKHGQRGLQLLNGQRRRLLKYLERTSYDEYIALTDQLGIRRGQRIVR
- a CDS encoding gamma-glutamylcyclotransferase family protein translates to MSPESPPRVFVYGTLRPGGRNAALAARFGPPQAQAATLSGFRLLHLSPENYPALVPGEPGERVRGEVLTYAPEVWARVLPLLDALEGVGETPPLYHRQRVTVVLAPGEAEEVWTYVYARTARLALPGAAPVPGGDWVQRP
- a CDS encoding GNAT family N-acetyltransferase codes for the protein MTLPPTIRRVTDPNDPALAAFGEIQERSYYAPDLLIPPAAFGRLVSGGGREPRRDRILVAEDASGRVLGGTVYHLLPEAGFSSFLAVAPEARGQGVSHALNGVRLEDVRSHGLAGLFADSVFAGRQSPEERAAEARIGTDPHARRRALHALGYRTADLPYWQPVGGPDGGPLTDLDLLFHPLDGADTVPTSLIAATMEAYWSGWLGKSRARREAQALAERAEADRVRLLPAMETPRYWRAG